Genomic DNA from bacterium:
GGCCTGGGCGTGGTCGATGGCTTCCTGGGTCTGGGGCATCACCCCTTCCGAGGCCGCCACCACCAGGATCACTATGTCGGTCACCTGGGCGCCCCTGGCCCGCATGGCGGTAAAGGCCGCGTGGCCCGGAGTGTCCAGAAAGGTGATAGTGCCCTTGCCGGCCTTGACCTCGTAGGCCCCGATGTGCTGGGTGATGCCGCCGAATTCCCCTTCGGCCACGCTGCTCTTGCGGATCCGGTCCAAAAGGGAGGTCTTGCCGTGGTCCACGTGTCCCATCACCGTCACCACCGGGGGCCGGGGCGAAAGTTTCATGGGGGCGGTATTCTCCTGGGCCTGCGGAGTTTCGGGAGTGAACTCCTCCATCTCTTCCACCACGTACCCGAAGTCATCGGCGATGGTGGCCAGGGTGTCCAGGTCAAGCCGCTGGTTGATGGTGGCCATGATCCCCAGTCCCAGCGCCTTGGCCACCACCTCGGAAGGCTTGACCCCCATGGCATGGGACAGGTCGCTGATGGAGGAATACTCCGGCAGGCGCACCACCTGTTCCGGGGTCTCCTGGCCCTGGATGTCTTCCTTGTCCTTGGATTTATAGGAACGCCGGGCCTTGCCGCGCTGGATGGCCGCCATGGTCTGCTTGACCGTGGCCGCCACCACCGCCTGGTCCAGCACCGGGCGCTTTTCCTTCTTCTTGCGTCTGCGTCTCCGCCTTCTGCGCTGCTCCGAATCCTCCTCGGTCATGGGCGGGCGGGCGCCGGGGGCGTGGGGCGCGTTGGGACGCACCGCCCCCAGCCGCGGGGCTCCGGTGAACGGGCCGCCGGGGCGCGGGGTTCCGGTGTAGGGCGTTCCGGGCCGCAGGGCCGGGCGGGGCGATCCGGGACGCATCGGGCCGCCGGGGCGGGGAACTCCGGGTTTTATTCCCTTGGGCGCCTCGGGATAGGGCTCGGAAAATTCCTTGGGATAGTCCACCCGGGAAACGATCACCGGGGTGGGCGGGATATACACCTGGGCGTCGGCTTCGGCCTTGACCGAGGCTTCCTTCTTTTCCTGGATCTTCTTCTGCTGTTCCTGTTCCTTCTTGACGTCCTGCTTGCCCTGCTCCAGCCGCAGTTTGGCCGAGGCTATCATGTCATCGGTGATGACGCTCATCCTGGTCTTAACGTTGAAGTTAAGCTCCTTGAGGATCCCCAGCAGGGCGTCTCCCGACATCTTCAGGTCCTTGGCGGCCTCAAATACCTTGAGCACCCTGGCCGGCGCCTGCACCGAGCTGCTGGGATGAGCCTGTCGAGCTCCGTGTCGAGGTGTGGGCTCGGGCGCGCTTTTTTTGGCGGCCGGCTTGGCCGGGGCCTTGGGGGCAGCGGCTTTGGCGGCCACCGGCTTGGCTGCTTCGGGCTTGGACTCCGGCTTGACTGCCGCAGCCTTGGCGATGGCAGTAGTTTTGGCCGTAGTAGGCTTGTGCTCCGATGCTTTGGCGGAGGCGGGCTTGTCCGCCGGAGCTTTGGCCGTCTGTGGTTTATGCTCCGAAACTTGAGCGGAGGCGGGTTTGGCAGTGGTCTTTTTTGCGGCGGGTTTTTTGTCTTCAGCCATGATTTCTCCTATTTGCTTGTCCCTCTGGGGTCAAAATATTTCAGGTCCTGTGTTTTTGTGGGCGGGGCGGGAGGATTATTGGGCCTTCTCTTCTTCCTGCTCCGGCTCTTTTGCTTCCGGCTGGGAGGCCGGTCCTTCTGCGGGCTGGTCATCCGGGACGGAATCGGCTTCCTCATCATCTTCCTCCTGCTCCACGTCCGGCTCGGTCGGGGCCTCTTTTTTGGCCCCGGCCTTGGTTCCGGCCTGTTCCATCAATGACATCAGCTTCTGGTCCTTGGCTTCCTTGGCCGTGGCCAGTATCTTCTCCGCTGTCTTCTCGCCGATGCCCGGCAGGTTGGTCAGGCCTTCCTGGCCGGCGGCGATGATCTTTTCGGCGTCATCCAATCCGGCCTCCAGCAGCTTGGCTTTTATCTTGTCGGCCAGGTCCAGGTCGTTGACCGGAATGACCGCCTGGCTGACGGCATCCATCCGCTCCTGGTATTCGCTCTCGGTCACCACGTTGATGTTCCAACCGGTCAGCCGCACCGCCAGCCTCACGTTCTGCCCCTTCTTGCCGATGGCCAGCGAATACTGGTCGTCGGGGGATATCACCGTGATCCGCTTGTGCTCTTCGTCGGAGAAGGCGTCCAGGCTTTTGGCCGGGGCCAGGGCCCGGGAAGCGAACATGGCCGGGTCGGAGGACCAGGGCACTATGTCTATCTTTTCCCCGGCCAGCTCCCGCACCACCGCCTGGACCCGCACCCCCTTTAAGCCCACGCAGGCTCCCACCGCATCCACCTTGTTCTCCTTGGAGTAGACCGCCACCTTGGCCCGGTCGCCCGGATCACGGGCCACCGCCTTGATCTCCACCAGGCCGTCCCGGACCTCGGGCACTTCCTGCTGGAAAAGTTTTTTGACGAACTCGGGAGTGGTCCGCGACAGGACGATCTGGGGCCCCTTGATGGTCTTGTTGACCTCCTTCAGGCAGGCCCGGATGGAGCGTCCCTGTTGGTAGCGCTCGGCGTGGATCTGTTCCTTGAAAGGCAGCACCGCTTCGGAATGCCCCAGACTGATCAGCAGGTCCCCCCGGTTGATCTGCTGGACCGTGCCCGAGACTATCTCCCCGATCCGGCTGGCGAAATCGCTGTAGACCTGCTCCCGCTCGGCTTCCCGGATCCGCTGGAACAGCACCTGCTTGGTGGACTGGATGGCCAGCCGCCCGAAATCCTCAAAGGGCAGGATCACCTCCACCGTGTCGCCCACCTGGGGGTCGTCCAGGTAGTCCTTGGCTTCGGCCACGGTGATCTCCAGCCCCGGCCGGGTGATCTCCTCCACCACTTCCCGGGTGGCAAAGATCCCGATGTCGCCGGCCTCGTCCTCGATCTCCACCACGATGTTGTCGGAGGTGCCGAACCTCTTTTTGCAGGCCTGCAGCAGGCCTTCCTTAAGCTTCTCGAT
This window encodes:
- the nusA gene encoding transcription termination factor NusA, which produces MSNIDIIEALNEIARQKNLDKEFVIEKLKEGLLQACKKRFGTSDNIVVEIEDEAGDIGIFATREVVEEITRPGLEITVAEAKDYLDDPQVGDTVEVILPFEDFGRLAIQSTKQVLFQRIREAEREQVYSDFASRIGEIVSGTVQQINRGDLLISLGHSEAVLPFKEQIHAERYQQGRSIRACLKEVNKTIKGPQIVLSRTTPEFVKKLFQQEVPEVRDGLVEIKAVARDPGDRAKVAVYSKENKVDAVGACVGLKGVRVQAVVRELAGEKIDIVPWSSDPAMFASRALAPAKSLDAFSDEEHKRITVISPDDQYSLAIGKKGQNVRLAVRLTGWNINVVTESEYQERMDAVSQAVIPVNDLDLADKIKAKLLEAGLDDAEKIIAAGQEGLTNLPGIGEKTAEKILATAKEAKDQKLMSLMEQAGTKAGAKKEAPTEPDVEQEEDDEEADSVPDDQPAEGPASQPEAKEPEQEEEKAQ
- the infB gene encoding translation initiation factor IF-2 encodes the protein MAEDKKPAAKKTTAKPASAQVSEHKPQTAKAPADKPASAKASEHKPTTAKTTAIAKAAAVKPESKPEAAKPVAAKAAAPKAPAKPAAKKSAPEPTPRHGARQAHPSSSVQAPARVLKVFEAAKDLKMSGDALLGILKELNFNVKTRMSVITDDMIASAKLRLEQGKQDVKKEQEQQKKIQEKKEASVKAEADAQVYIPPTPVIVSRVDYPKEFSEPYPEAPKGIKPGVPRPGGPMRPGSPRPALRPGTPYTGTPRPGGPFTGAPRLGAVRPNAPHAPGARPPMTEEDSEQRRRRRRRRKKKEKRPVLDQAVVAATVKQTMAAIQRGKARRSYKSKDKEDIQGQETPEQVVRLPEYSSISDLSHAMGVKPSEVVAKALGLGIMATINQRLDLDTLATIADDFGYVVEEMEEFTPETPQAQENTAPMKLSPRPPVVTVMGHVDHGKTSLLDRIRKSSVAEGEFGGITQHIGAYEVKAGKGTITFLDTPGHAAFTAMRARGAQVTDIVILVVAASEGVMPQTQEAIDHAQAAKVPVIVAINKMDLPNADPMRIKQELSKQNLAPEDWGGKTIYVEVSAKTGANIDKLLEMVLLQAEMMDLKADPDYQPRGVVIEARLDKGKGLLATVLVQQGTLQKGQPFVAGNFNGKIRAMYGERGNLVTKAGPSSAAVIQGFNGAPMVGDVFQVMDNESDAKELALKRQQLKREQEFRPGKKVTLDGLYDQMLAGEIKELKLIVKGDAGGSVEAIADSVFKMSTDQLKIAVIHKGVGAITESDVLLAEASGAIIIGFHVRPEERARELAEREGVDIRIYNIIYDALEDIKKAQTGMLAPVFKESVQGRVEVRETYKISGVGTIAGCFVLSGSIARNNKVRLLRDNVEVFNGKLASLKRFKDDVREVQNGFECGLGLDGFNDIKKDDIVESYVIEEVERKEEKT